CGATTCCGGAACTTATCCGAGGCCACGAGGCCACCATGTACTTCGAGGGTCCTGGCGTAGTCGTGCGGCCCGAGGAGGAGTTTGCGGATCGGCGCCAGGAGATCAGCGTTGCTCTCGAACCGAGGCTGGGCCACATGGAGAACTGGCTCGATTGTATCAGAACGCGGAACAGACCGCATCTGGATGTCGAGACGGCGTACAGGACGATGGTCGCGATAGGCTTGGGGGTACAGTCCTATCGCAAGGAGAGGGTGATGAAGTTCGATCCTGAGAAGCAGAGGGTGGTCTAGCCTGATTGTCGGTCGTCGAGGGTAGCAGTGGATAAAACGATCACCATCCGCATGAAGCGCCCGGCGATGGGTTGCGAGTTCGAACTCGTTCTCTGTGGGGCGGACCGGCAGTACCTGCTGGACGCGGGTGGAGAGGCATTTGAGGAACTTGAGCGCCTGGAGGAGCAGCTTAGCGTCTTCAGGCCGGCGAGCGACATATCCGATATCAATGCGCGCGCCGGCTCCGAGCCGGTCCGTGTGGATCCGAGGCTCCTCAATCTCCTTCTGCTGGCGAAGCGGGTCAGCGCTGATACCGGCGGCGCGTTCGACGTATCCTCCGGGCCGCTGATCGAGAGGTGGTCGAGAGTCGCCGACGGCCTTCCCGTGCCGACTGCGGAGGAAATCGCGGAACTTCTGTCTAAGTGTGGGATGAGGCACTTGCGGCTCGATGAGGAAGCCGGTACCGTCCGGTTCGAGCACGAGGGGATGTCGCTGAACCTCGGCGCTCTGGGCAAGGGGTATGCCGTCGGTGAGATGGCGTCTCTTCTTCATGACCGCGGCATCGGGGCTGCTCTGATCAGCGGCGGTGCGAGTTCTATCTACGCGCTGGGACGTCCCCCCGACGATGGTGCGTGGACGGTGGGCATCCGCCATCCGGTAAACCGAGCCGAGCGGCTGACGACGGTTCGTCTGTGCGATCGATCCCTCTCGACGTCCGGCGGCCACGAACGCTTCGTGGAA
This window of the Armatimonadota bacterium genome carries:
- a CDS encoding FAD:protein FMN transferase; amino-acid sequence: MDKTITIRMKRPAMGCEFELVLCGADRQYLLDAGGEAFEELERLEEQLSVFRPASDISDINARAGSEPVRVDPRLLNLLLLAKRVSADTGGAFDVSSGPLIERWSRVADGLPVPTAEEIAELLSKCGMRHLRLDEEAGTVRFEHEGMSLNLGALGKGYAVGEMASLLHDRGIGAALISGGASSIYALGRPPDDGAWTVGIRHPVNRAERLTTVRLCDRSLSTSGGHERFVEANGVKYSHVVDPRTGSPAGDLMVAAVIGRDPAEGDALSTALLVLGKDGAREYCDGHAEVSALLVAGSAEQSQPEIMRMGDFS